A window of the Streptomyces finlayi genome harbors these coding sequences:
- the rpsR gene encoding 30S ribosomal protein S18: protein MPRRPDPRRPVRPRPNPLDSAKITYIDYKDTELLRTFISDRGKIRSRRVTRISAQQQRRIATAIKNAREMALLP from the coding sequence ATGCCGCGCCGCCCGGACCCCCGCAGGCCCGTCAGGCCCCGCCCGAACCCGCTCGACTCCGCCAAGATCACGTACATCGACTACAAGGACACCGAACTGCTGCGCACGTTCATCTCCGACCGGGGCAAGATCCGCAGCCGCCGAGTCACGCGTATCAGTGCGCAGCAGCAGCGCCGCATCGCCACTGCCATCAAGAACGCACGGGAGATGGCCCTGTTGCCTTAG
- a CDS encoding pirin family protein, which yields MSNLDRQATPSVCGGRGFVVAEPVRELLAPRHVQLGESTEVRRLLPNLGRRMVGAWAFVDHYGPDDIADEPGMQVPPHPHTGLQTVSWLHEGEVLHRDSVGSLRTIHPRELGLMTSGRAISHSEESPKPHARHLHGAQLWVALPDAHRNVEPYFQHHSDLPTVITPGLVATVILGELDGARSPGTTYTPIVGADLALTGGAEVRVPLDPDFEYAVLSMSGEAEVDGVPVLPGSMLYLGCGRTELPLRALSDAGLMLLGGEPFEEEIVMWWNFIGRSHEDIAQARTDWMASARFGEVHGYDGGRLPAPELPPVALKPRGRVR from the coding sequence ATGAGCAATCTCGATCGCCAGGCCACACCCTCGGTCTGCGGAGGACGGGGCTTCGTCGTCGCCGAGCCGGTGCGCGAACTACTCGCCCCGCGTCATGTCCAGTTGGGCGAATCCACCGAGGTCCGCAGACTGCTGCCGAATCTGGGCCGGAGGATGGTCGGTGCCTGGGCCTTCGTGGATCATTACGGCCCCGACGATATCGCCGACGAACCCGGGATGCAGGTGCCGCCGCATCCGCACACGGGTCTGCAGACGGTCAGCTGGCTGCACGAGGGTGAAGTCCTGCACCGCGACAGCGTGGGCAGCCTCCGTACGATCCACCCCCGTGAGCTGGGTCTGATGACCTCGGGCAGGGCGATCAGTCACTCCGAGGAGAGTCCGAAGCCGCACGCCCGACACCTCCACGGTGCCCAGCTCTGGGTGGCCCTGCCCGATGCCCATCGGAACGTCGAGCCGTACTTCCAGCACCACTCCGACCTCCCCACGGTCATCACGCCCGGCCTTGTCGCCACCGTGATCCTGGGAGAACTCGACGGCGCCCGCTCGCCCGGCACCACCTACACCCCGATCGTCGGCGCCGACCTCGCCCTGACGGGCGGCGCCGAGGTCCGCGTACCACTCGACCCCGACTTCGAGTACGCGGTTCTGTCGATGTCGGGAGAGGCGGAGGTCGACGGCGTACCCGTACTCCCCGGCTCGATGCTCTACCTCGGCTGCGGCCGCACCGAACTCCCCCTGCGGGCACTCTCCGACGCGGGCCTCATGCTGCTGGGCGGTGAGCCGTTCGAAGAGGAGATCGTGATGTGGTGGAACTTCATCGGGCGGTCCCATGAGGATATTGCACAGGCGCGTACGGACTGGATGGCCAGTGCTCGGTTCGGGGAAGTGCATGGCTACGACGGAGGCCGGCTCCCCGCGCCCGAACTGCCGCCTGTGGCGCTGAAACCGCGGGGAAGGGTGCGCTGA
- a CDS encoding tetratricopeptide repeat protein, translating to MNETYYEFGAAADRWDRAQMFFDAKEYLTAARILGGLVDEVPEQVAPRLLLARAYYHSARLGKAETELRAVLERDPVEDYAQLMLGRTLERQGRHAEARPHLRMAAALTGDFGPDAP from the coding sequence GTGAACGAGACGTACTACGAGTTCGGCGCAGCAGCCGATCGCTGGGACCGGGCGCAGATGTTCTTCGATGCGAAGGAGTACCTCACCGCCGCCCGCATCCTGGGCGGACTGGTCGATGAGGTGCCGGAGCAGGTCGCTCCGCGGCTGCTGCTGGCCCGTGCGTACTACCACTCGGCACGACTCGGAAAGGCTGAGACGGAGCTGCGCGCCGTACTGGAGCGTGACCCCGTGGAGGACTACGCGCAGCTGATGCTGGGCCGCACCCTGGAGCGCCAGGGACGCCACGCGGAAGCCCGGCCCCACCTCCGGATGGCCGCGGCCCTGACCGGTGACTTCGGGCCGGACGCGCCATAG
- the rpmG gene encoding 50S ribosomal protein L33, with amino-acid sequence MARNEVRPIIKLRSTAGTGYTYVTRKNRRNDPDRLVLRKFDPLVRRHVDFREER; translated from the coding sequence ATGGCTCGCAACGAAGTACGCCCGATCATCAAGCTCCGCTCCACCGCCGGCACGGGCTACACCTACGTCACCCGTAAGAACCGGCGGAACGACCCCGACCGGCTCGTGCTGCGCAAATTCGACCCGCTCGTCCGCCGCCACGTGGACTTCCGCGAAGAACGTTGA
- a CDS encoding LacI family DNA-binding transcriptional regulator produces MSQLPEQPTMTSVPTSADVARLAGVSRATVSYVLNNNATVRISEQTRRRVREAASDLGYVPHAAARSLRAGHSRMVLLPTWHIPAGPLHQRFFHALQSDLRRLDYTVVQYGSGGLDADEAARAWAELRPVAVVSPGGPALTPYGIDVLTRSGAKAVITLGPQPVDGAHALVMDQRVVGSCAVAHLLARGRRRIGVVLPQEPGLALFGEPRLVGARRTAEAAGAHVQPLPLRYEEESAAQLASRWRTLGLDAVFAYNDEYAMLLMRALQDAGIPVPGETAVIGADDLMLGRLLRPRLSSVRMELAAGQAPAELIDRLVRHPGGTPERHDLLRATAVPRESS; encoded by the coding sequence ATGAGCCAGTTACCCGAGCAGCCCACCATGACCTCCGTGCCGACCAGCGCCGACGTGGCGCGCCTGGCCGGAGTCTCGCGGGCCACCGTGTCCTACGTACTGAACAACAACGCGACCGTACGGATCAGCGAACAGACCCGCCGCAGGGTCAGGGAAGCGGCATCCGACCTCGGCTACGTTCCGCACGCGGCAGCCCGAAGCCTGCGCGCCGGGCACAGCCGGATGGTGCTCCTGCCCACCTGGCACATCCCGGCGGGCCCGCTCCACCAGCGGTTCTTCCACGCGCTCCAGTCGGATCTGCGCCGCCTCGACTACACCGTCGTGCAGTACGGCAGCGGGGGCCTCGACGCGGACGAGGCGGCCAGGGCGTGGGCCGAACTGCGCCCCGTCGCGGTCGTCTCGCCCGGCGGGCCCGCCCTCACCCCGTACGGCATAGACGTCCTCACCCGTTCCGGTGCCAAGGCCGTCATCACGCTCGGCCCGCAGCCGGTCGACGGAGCGCACGCCCTGGTCATGGACCAGCGGGTGGTCGGCAGTTGCGCGGTCGCCCATCTGCTGGCCCGGGGCCGCCGCCGGATCGGCGTGGTCCTCCCCCAGGAACCGGGCCTCGCCCTCTTCGGCGAACCACGGCTGGTGGGCGCCCGCCGCACCGCGGAGGCGGCCGGCGCGCACGTACAGCCGCTGCCCCTGCGGTACGAGGAGGAATCGGCAGCCCAACTCGCGTCCCGCTGGCGGACCTTGGGCCTGGACGCCGTGTTCGCCTACAACGACGAGTACGCCATGCTCCTGATGAGGGCACTCCAGGACGCAGGCATCCCGGTCCCCGGTGAGACGGCCGTGATCGGTGCGGACGATCTCATGCTCGGCAGACTGCTCCGCCCCCGGCTCAGCAGCGTCCGGATGGAACTGGCGGCAGGGCAGGCCCCCGCCGAACTGATCGACCGGCTGGTGCGCCACCCCGGCGGAACCCCGGAACGCCACGACCTGCTGCGCGCCACGGCCGTACCCCGCGAGTCCAGCTGA
- a CDS encoding CobW family GTP-binding protein: MGDDQKLPVVIVCGLHSDARREVVEGLLKNVPHSVALHHDLTTAGTGTVHRTLRDSSGELSSGDAPLVNDCACCALREDLIPEVERLAAGGLTALAVLELWDSVEPKAMAEVIAAHGQDWAEVKSVITAVDPALVQPYLVNGDDLAEAGLAAAATDQRTVGDTWARQLEYASVIALVDSTEGGTDEGGGQGREADDEDRALIRQLHPLARQAAAGSDALTALAMAGFDVEAAGAAQHPACALLPQDADEAGVSTLVWRRHRPFHPERLYAALEDLSCAAARSRGRFWLADRPDTLLSWEAAGGALCVENTGPWLASLPDAAWDMVPPFRQAAAALDWHPVHGDCCQHLVFVSPGLDRDGLTTLLDSCLLTDDEYGPGREAWRSLRPAFDSLLDPVH, translated from the coding sequence ATGGGGGACGATCAGAAGTTGCCCGTCGTCATCGTCTGCGGGCTGCACTCCGACGCCCGCCGCGAGGTGGTGGAGGGACTGCTCAAGAACGTTCCCCACAGTGTCGCGCTGCACCACGATCTGACGACGGCCGGCACGGGGACCGTGCACCGGACACTGCGTGACTCCTCGGGCGAGTTGTCCAGCGGCGACGCGCCTCTCGTCAACGACTGCGCCTGCTGCGCGCTGCGTGAGGATCTGATCCCGGAAGTGGAGCGGCTCGCGGCCGGCGGACTCACCGCGCTCGCTGTCCTCGAACTCTGGGATTCGGTCGAACCGAAGGCCATGGCCGAGGTGATCGCTGCCCACGGGCAGGACTGGGCCGAAGTGAAGAGCGTCATCACCGCGGTCGATCCGGCTCTCGTACAGCCCTACCTCGTCAACGGGGACGATCTCGCGGAAGCGGGGCTCGCCGCGGCGGCAACCGATCAGCGGACCGTCGGAGACACCTGGGCCCGCCAGTTGGAGTACGCGTCCGTCATCGCCCTCGTCGACAGCACGGAGGGCGGAACGGATGAAGGAGGCGGGCAGGGCCGGGAGGCGGACGACGAGGACCGGGCGCTGATCAGGCAGCTCCACCCCTTGGCCCGGCAGGCGGCGGCCGGATCGGACGCGCTGACGGCGCTCGCGATGGCCGGGTTCGATGTGGAAGCGGCCGGTGCCGCCCAGCATCCCGCCTGCGCACTCCTCCCCCAGGACGCCGACGAGGCAGGGGTGAGCACCCTCGTCTGGCGCAGGCACCGGCCCTTCCACCCCGAGCGTCTGTACGCGGCGCTGGAGGATCTGAGCTGCGCGGCCGCCCGCAGCCGGGGCCGCTTCTGGCTCGCGGACCGGCCCGACACCCTCCTGTCCTGGGAGGCCGCCGGCGGCGCACTCTGCGTCGAGAACACGGGCCCGTGGCTCGCGTCGCTGCCGGACGCCGCCTGGGACATGGTGCCGCCCTTCCGGCAGGCCGCCGCCGCCCTGGACTGGCACCCGGTGCACGGCGACTGCTGCCAGCACCTGGTCTTCGTGTCCCCCGGGCTCGACCGCGACGGTCTCACCACGTTGCTGGACTCCTGCCTGCTCACGGACGACGAGTACGGGCCGGGACGCGAGGCGTGGCGCAGCCTGCGTCCCGCTTTCGACTCGCTTCTCGACCCGGTCCACTGA
- a CDS encoding GNAT family N-acetyltransferase, producing the protein MDDLATTRLTLHLMSPAEVADLAAGEPGGNLRWTPGYPSDGEKAAARRYLNTCETVGDPRPFGSFAIIRREDEQVIGGAGFHGAPDERGQVTIGYGLAPTARGKGYASEALRALLEFARSQGVTSAKGDADLDNIGSHRVMTAAGMRLVGVDDQLHHYRVELTGDAPQEALDAPEARDPRRT; encoded by the coding sequence ATGGATGACCTTGCGACAACACGCCTCACCCTCCACCTGATGAGTCCTGCCGAGGTTGCGGACCTGGCGGCGGGGGAACCCGGCGGCAACCTTCGATGGACCCCCGGATACCCGTCCGACGGCGAGAAAGCCGCCGCGAGGCGCTACCTCAACACCTGCGAAACGGTCGGTGACCCCCGGCCGTTCGGATCCTTCGCGATCATTCGGCGCGAGGACGAGCAGGTGATCGGCGGGGCGGGCTTTCACGGTGCACCGGACGAACGTGGCCAGGTGACCATCGGCTACGGCCTGGCCCCCACGGCCCGAGGGAAGGGGTACGCATCCGAAGCCCTGCGCGCCCTGCTGGAATTCGCCCGCTCGCAGGGCGTCACCTCAGCGAAGGGCGACGCGGACCTCGACAACATCGGATCACACCGCGTCATGACGGCGGCCGGTATGCGACTCGTCGGGGTGGATGATCAACTGCATCACTATCGCGTCGAGTTGACCGGCGACGCCCCACAAGAAGCACTTGATGCACCTGAGGCACGAGATCCACGGCGGACATAG
- the trxA gene encoding thioredoxin, protein MSTVELTKENFDQVVSDNDFVLIDFWASWCGPCRQFAPVYDSVSERHPDLVFAKVDTEAQQELAAAFEIRSIPTLMIVRENVAVFAQPGALPEAALEDVIGQARNLDMDEVRKSVEEQQKTQTQEQNQA, encoded by the coding sequence ATGAGCACCGTAGAGCTCACCAAGGAAAACTTCGATCAGGTCGTGAGCGACAACGACTTCGTACTGATCGACTTCTGGGCTTCCTGGTGTGGCCCGTGCCGGCAGTTCGCCCCGGTGTACGACTCGGTCTCCGAGCGTCATCCGGACCTGGTGTTCGCCAAGGTCGACACGGAGGCACAGCAGGAGCTGGCGGCGGCTTTCGAGATCCGGTCGATTCCGACGCTGATGATCGTCCGGGAGAACGTCGCGGTCTTCGCGCAGCCCGGCGCGCTTCCCGAGGCGGCCCTCGAGGACGTCATCGGGCAGGCCAGGAACCTGGACATGGACGAGGTACGCAAGTCCGTCGAGGAACAGCAGAAGACGCAGACGCAGGAGCAGAACCAGGCGTAG
- a CDS encoding dihydrolipoyl dehydrogenase family protein, with protein MTDVVENAEYDVVVIGAGPVGENVADRARAAGLSTAVIESELVGGECSYWACMPSKALLRPVVARADARRVPGLSGAGRGPLDTDAVLAHRDACASHWKDDGQAEWLEGIGVRLYRGTGRLTGARQVSVTTSEGTEHRLTARHAVAVCTGSRAVTPDLPGIAEARPWTSREATSAKEVPGRLIVVGGGAVGVEMATAWQALGAEVTMLVRGKGLLPRMEPFAGELVAEALTEAGARIRTGVSATALRRAAPDAPVTVELDDGERVEADEILFATGRAPRTDDLGLDTVGLEPGSWLDVDDSCRVRGSTWLYGVGDVNHRVLLTHQGKYQARIAGAAIAARSQGVPLLESDRWGAHAATADHAAVPQVVFTDPEAASVGLTLKEAEEAGHRVRAVDHDLASVAGSGLYAQDYRGRARMIVDLDRNILLGVTFVGPGIGELLHSATVAVAGEVPIDRLWHAVPAYPTISEVWLRLLETYRG; from the coding sequence ATGACTGATGTGGTGGAGAACGCCGAATACGACGTCGTGGTGATCGGCGCAGGTCCGGTCGGTGAGAACGTGGCCGACCGGGCCAGGGCCGCAGGACTGAGCACGGCCGTGATCGAGTCGGAGCTCGTCGGCGGCGAATGCTCCTACTGGGCGTGCATGCCGAGCAAGGCCCTGCTGCGCCCGGTGGTCGCCCGGGCGGACGCCCGGCGGGTTCCGGGCCTCTCCGGCGCCGGGCGGGGGCCGCTCGACACGGACGCGGTTCTGGCCCACCGCGACGCGTGCGCGTCCCACTGGAAGGACGACGGGCAGGCCGAGTGGCTGGAGGGCATCGGCGTGCGCCTCTACCGGGGTACGGGCCGCCTCACCGGCGCCAGGCAGGTGTCCGTCACCACGAGCGAAGGAACGGAGCACCGGCTCACCGCCCGGCACGCCGTGGCCGTCTGCACGGGCAGCCGGGCCGTGACCCCGGACCTGCCGGGCATCGCGGAGGCCCGTCCCTGGACCAGCCGCGAGGCGACCAGCGCGAAGGAGGTACCGGGCCGGCTGATCGTGGTGGGCGGCGGTGCGGTCGGTGTGGAGATGGCCACGGCCTGGCAGGCACTCGGAGCCGAGGTGACGATGCTGGTCCGCGGCAAGGGTCTGCTCCCCAGGATGGAGCCCTTCGCCGGTGAGCTGGTCGCCGAGGCGCTGACCGAGGCGGGCGCCCGTATCCGTACCGGAGTGTCCGCCACCGCGCTGCGGCGAGCGGCTCCGGACGCGCCCGTCACCGTCGAGCTGGACGACGGCGAGCGGGTGGAGGCGGACGAGATCCTCTTCGCCACCGGCCGCGCGCCGCGCACCGACGACCTCGGTCTCGACACGGTGGGCCTGGAACCCGGCTCCTGGCTCGACGTCGACGACAGCTGCCGCGTCCGGGGCAGCACCTGGCTGTACGGGGTCGGCGACGTCAACCACCGGGTGCTCCTGACCCACCAGGGCAAGTACCAGGCGCGGATCGCGGGCGCCGCGATCGCGGCCCGCTCCCAGGGCGTCCCCCTGCTGGAATCCGACCGCTGGGGCGCCCACGCGGCCACCGCGGACCACGCGGCCGTGCCCCAGGTCGTCTTCACCGACCCGGAGGCCGCCTCGGTCGGCCTCACCCTCAAGGAGGCGGAAGAGGCGGGCCACCGGGTGCGGGCGGTCGACCACGACCTGGCCTCGGTAGCGGGCTCGGGACTCTACGCACAGGACTACCGGGGCCGGGCCCGCATGATCGTGGACCTGGACCGGAACATCCTCCTCGGCGTGACCTTCGTCGGCCCCGGCATCGGCGAACTGCTCCATTCCGCCACCGTCGCGGTAGCGGGCGAGGTCCCGATCGACCGCCTGTGGCACGCGGTCCCGGCCTACCCGACCATCAGCGAGGTGTGGCTGCGACTGCTGGAGACGTACCGGGGCTGA
- a CDS encoding IS5 family transposase, whose amino-acid sequence MSMRKPYPSDLTDEQWELVEPVITAWKAWHPSVSGHQGKYAMREIVNAILYQNRTGCQWEFLPHDMPPPGAVKYYFYLWRDEGTDQDLHDLLRWQLREKRKRLADPSLVVLDTQSIHVAVGVPATTTGRDAAKKVPGRKRCLAVDVLGLVVAVAVLPASAHDNTAGIALLGGVAAQTDTVRKALVDQGFKKKVVEHGENVGIDVEIVERNPDDKGFVPQAKRWIVEQTNGILMFYRRLVRDYEHRPASSRSRVLWAMTSVMSRRLTGRTIASWRTA is encoded by the coding sequence ATGAGCATGCGCAAGCCGTACCCGAGCGATCTCACCGATGAGCAGTGGGAGCTCGTCGAACCCGTGATCACGGCGTGGAAGGCCTGGCATCCGTCGGTCAGCGGGCATCAGGGGAAGTACGCGATGCGGGAGATCGTGAACGCGATCCTCTACCAGAACCGCACGGGATGTCAGTGGGAGTTCCTGCCCCACGACATGCCCCCGCCCGGAGCGGTGAAGTACTACTTCTACCTCTGGCGCGACGAGGGCACTGACCAGGACCTTCACGACCTGCTGCGCTGGCAGCTGCGGGAGAAGCGGAAGCGATTAGCCGACCCGAGCCTGGTGGTCCTGGACACGCAGAGCATCCACGTGGCCGTCGGCGTCCCGGCCACGACGACGGGCCGGGACGCCGCGAAAAAGGTGCCGGGCAGGAAGAGATGCCTGGCCGTGGACGTGTTGGGCCTGGTCGTCGCGGTCGCCGTCCTGCCGGCCAGCGCGCACGACAACACCGCCGGTATCGCGCTGCTGGGCGGCGTGGCCGCACAGACCGACACGGTGCGTAAAGCCCTGGTCGACCAGGGATTCAAGAAGAAGGTCGTCGAGCACGGCGAGAACGTGGGCATCGACGTCGAGATCGTCGAGCGCAACCCGGACGACAAGGGCTTCGTTCCGCAGGCCAAGCGGTGGATCGTGGAACAGACGAACGGGATCCTGATGTTCTACCGCCGTCTCGTACGCGACTACGAACACCGCCCCGCCTCCTCCCGCTCCCGCGTCCTGTGGGCGATGACCTCCGTCATGAGCCGCCGCCTCACCGGCCGAACCATCGCCTCCTGGAGGACCGCATGA
- a CDS encoding CbtA family protein, whose product MNSISVRAVLIRGMLAGLVAGLLALCVAYFLGESQVDAAIALEAAHHHDHGGGEELVSRTMQATGGLATGVLVFGVAVGGIAALVFCYALGRIGAFGPRATAAFVAGAALLTVYVVPFLKYPANPPAVGDPGTIGQRTALFFLMVALSVLLALGAVVLGRRLAPRLGNWNASIAAFAGFVLLIGLAYVFLPSFNEVGKDFPATLLWQFRLSTLAIQATLWIGYGVVFGYLAERLLEPKPDNSRAGTGPASRTAVSPT is encoded by the coding sequence GTGAACTCCATATCTGTCAGAGCTGTACTCATCCGCGGGATGCTCGCGGGACTCGTCGCGGGTCTGCTCGCTCTCTGCGTCGCCTACTTCCTCGGCGAGTCCCAAGTGGACGCAGCCATCGCGCTGGAAGCGGCTCATCACCATGACCACGGCGGCGGCGAGGAACTCGTCAGCCGGACCATGCAGGCCACCGGCGGACTCGCCACCGGCGTCCTGGTGTTCGGCGTCGCGGTCGGCGGCATTGCCGCACTCGTCTTCTGCTACGCGCTCGGCCGTATAGGCGCCTTCGGCCCCCGGGCCACGGCCGCCTTCGTCGCCGGTGCCGCACTGCTGACGGTGTACGTCGTGCCGTTCCTGAAGTACCCGGCCAACCCGCCGGCTGTCGGTGATCCCGGCACCATCGGACAGCGCACCGCGCTCTTCTTCCTGATGGTCGCGCTGAGCGTGCTGCTGGCTCTCGGAGCCGTCGTCCTCGGTAGACGGCTCGCACCCCGTCTGGGCAACTGGAACGCGTCCATTGCCGCGTTCGCCGGCTTCGTTCTTCTCATCGGCCTCGCCTACGTCTTCCTGCCCTCGTTCAACGAGGTCGGCAAGGACTTCCCGGCCACGCTGCTCTGGCAGTTCCGGCTGTCCACTCTCGCCATCCAGGCGACGCTGTGGATCGGCTACGGCGTGGTCTTCGGATACCTGGCCGAACGCCTGCTGGAGCCGAAGCCGGACAACTCCCGTGCGGGCACCGGACCGGCGTCCCGGACGGCGGTTTCGCCGACCTGA
- a CDS encoding CbtB domain-containing protein → MAQSAAPTAGVPAITPVSLKALAPWAVFFGMLMLVLLYFVGAEQGAISVIAGEGVHEWVHDGRHLLGFPCH, encoded by the coding sequence ATGGCACAGTCCGCTGCCCCCACGGCCGGCGTACCCGCCATCACCCCCGTCTCGCTGAAGGCCCTCGCCCCGTGGGCGGTCTTCTTCGGCATGCTCATGCTCGTCCTGCTGTACTTCGTCGGCGCCGAGCAGGGCGCCATCTCGGTCATCGCCGGTGAGGGCGTCCATGAGTGGGTTCACGACGGCCGGCATCTGCTCGGCTTCCCCTGCCACTGA
- a CDS encoding helix-turn-helix transcriptional regulator — protein sequence MTLSDLVRLRRARDQMDRDYAEPLNVPALALAAHMSPGHFSRSFRAAFGETPYSYLMTRRIERAKALLRLGDMSVTDVCFAVGCTSLGTFSTRFTELVGESPSAYRARGHEQGEGVPACVSKIHTRPVRNREPLSNTDLR from the coding sequence GTGACGCTTTCGGACCTGGTCCGGCTCCGCCGGGCACGCGACCAGATGGACCGCGACTACGCGGAGCCGCTCAACGTCCCCGCCCTGGCCCTCGCGGCCCACATGTCGCCCGGCCACTTCTCCCGGAGCTTCCGCGCCGCGTTCGGGGAGACGCCGTACAGCTATCTGATGACCCGCAGGATCGAGCGGGCGAAGGCGCTGCTGCGCCTCGGCGACATGTCGGTGACAGACGTCTGCTTCGCGGTCGGGTGCACCTCGCTGGGGACGTTCAGCACACGGTTCACCGAACTGGTGGGCGAGAGCCCCAGCGCGTACCGGGCCCGGGGGCACGAGCAGGGCGAGGGCGTCCCGGCGTGCGTCTCCAAGATCCACACCCGGCCGGTCAGAAACAGGGAACCGCTCAGCAACACGGACCTCCGGTAA
- a CDS encoding transposase, producing MAAGRGGLEHGCIMHTDRGSEYTSDEFRTEIGKLRMRQSMGRVGSCYDNVAAESWFAILKAEIGTSMWETREAARADVFRYVEVEYNRSRLRRHPEYGYVTPLETRSLLRQNLAPAA from the coding sequence ATGGCGGCCGGGCGTGGGGGCCTGGAGCACGGTTGCATCATGCATACGGATCGCGGCAGCGAATACACGAGTGACGAATTCCGCACCGAAATAGGCAAGTTGCGCATGCGGCAGTCGATGGGACGCGTCGGCTCTTGTTACGATAATGTCGCCGCGGAAAGCTGGTTCGCCATCCTGAAAGCGGAGATCGGGACGAGCATGTGGGAGACCCGCGAGGCTGCCCGGGCCGACGTATTCCGCTACGTCGAGGTCGAGTACAACCGCAGCCGGCTCCGTCGGCATCCCGAGTACGGGTACGTCACCCCACTCGAAACGAGATCCTTGCTCAGGCAGAACCTCGCCCCGGCAGCGTAA
- a CDS encoding DUF6480 family protein, whose translation MSTANPDPDPRNVPDPDPRNTPGLEPGGGVPVGDTPPAESSMSGAGPWNEPPRGWAKGPLFAILALAVVVAAFFLVYAILI comes from the coding sequence ATGAGCACTGCGAATCCCGACCCGGACCCGCGCAATGTCCCCGACCCCGACCCGCGAAATACCCCCGGCCTGGAACCCGGCGGGGGTGTTCCCGTCGGCGATACGCCCCCGGCGGAAAGCAGCATGTCGGGGGCGGGGCCGTGGAACGAGCCACCCAGGGGATGGGCGAAGGGGCCGCTCTTCGCCATCCTCGCCCTCGCGGTGGTGGTGGCGGCCTTCTTCCTCGTCTACGCCATCCTTATATGA
- a CDS encoding histidine phosphatase family protein produces MTVRVMLIAPAMNAALREARFEGDAPLDEAGVRRARAAADRVPEADLWVSGTSERCLRTADALDVHPTPEPALADWDMGRWRGKRLSDVSDGEAEAVAAWLTDPTAAPHGGESLLDLSARVGSWLDGLEEGSGRVLAIVEPAVVRAAVVHGLGLAAAGFWRLDVAPLALTELSGREGRWNLKCGQVL; encoded by the coding sequence GTGACGGTACGGGTGATGCTGATCGCGCCCGCGATGAACGCGGCCTTGCGCGAGGCCCGGTTCGAGGGAGACGCGCCCCTCGACGAGGCCGGAGTGCGGCGCGCGCGTGCCGCGGCGGACCGTGTACCGGAGGCGGATCTATGGGTGAGCGGTACCTCCGAACGCTGTCTGCGGACCGCTGACGCGCTCGACGTTCACCCCACGCCCGAACCCGCCCTTGCCGACTGGGACATGGGCCGCTGGCGTGGGAAGCGACTGTCCGACGTGAGCGACGGCGAAGCCGAGGCCGTGGCGGCATGGCTCACCGACCCAACCGCCGCCCCGCACGGTGGCGAGTCGCTGCTGGACCTGTCCGCCCGTGTCGGCAGCTGGCTCGACGGCCTGGAGGAGGGCAGCGGCCGCGTGCTCGCCATCGTCGAGCCCGCCGTCGTACGCGCTGCGGTCGTCCACGGGCTCGGCCTGGCGGCGGCCGGGTTCTGGCGCCTCGACGTGGCCCCCTTGGCACTCACCGAACTCAGCGGCCGCGAGGGGCGCTGGAACCTGAAGTGCGGCCAGGTCCTCTGA
- a CDS encoding type B 50S ribosomal protein L31 has translation MQPGIHPAYGPVVFRDKAADFAFLTRSTLTSERTVEWEDGNTYPVVDVEISSASHPFYTGTARVLDTAGRVERFERRYGSREGR, from the coding sequence ATGCAGCCCGGAATCCACCCCGCCTACGGCCCCGTCGTCTTCCGCGACAAGGCCGCCGACTTCGCCTTCCTCACCCGCTCCACGCTCACCAGCGAGCGCACCGTCGAGTGGGAGGACGGCAACACCTATCCCGTCGTCGATGTGGAGATCTCCTCCGCGAGTCATCCCTTCTACACCGGTACGGCCCGAGTGCTGGACACGGCAGGGCGCGTGGAGCGGTTCGAGCGCCGCTACGGGAGCCGTGAGGGCAGGTGA